The following coding sequences lie in one Niabella agricola genomic window:
- a CDS encoding chloride channel protein, with translation MSRTQFLILSGILVGITSGLAGVALKSLVHHIHYFITHKIHFEYQILFYIIFPFLGIVLTTAIVISFFKGQSRKGIGAILYEIAQNSSIVSPVKMYSQVFQSAITVGLGGSAGLESPIAVTGAAIGSNFAQTYKLNYKERTLLLAAGATAGIASAFNAPIAGIMFAFEILLTGVVFTDFIPLVVAAICGSLVSKIILQEDALFRFHAREPFNYLNTLYYLALGLLTAFYARYFLLISQKVEHWFQRIKGSKMQRAMVGGILLSILCVLLPPLFGEGYDAIKAFSNGQVSAILHNSFLRYFDVNEWTVILFLALICILKAFATPFTIFGGGNGGNFAPSLFAGGTLGYLFALLCKLAGFEQVPETNLVLAGMAGVMSGVLYAPLTAIFLIAESSFGYDLFIPLMIVSVISYLIAKRFSPISPDLKPLADEGKIFTRAHDKNLLSLLHIADLIDKQAQRLSPGDSLSTLLELIKTGNKNIFAVVDTAGQLCGVLTLDDIRQVLFAPDPGSIKIASLMKPPPTVIHINDDMFQAVKAFDETGAWQLPVISNDETFIGFISKSNILLHYRKLMQAYSE, from the coding sequence ATGAGCCGGACGCAGTTTCTTATTCTTTCGGGCATCCTGGTAGGTATTACTTCCGGCCTGGCCGGAGTAGCCTTAAAATCACTGGTGCATCATATTCATTATTTCATCACACATAAGATTCACTTTGAATACCAGATCCTGTTTTATATTATTTTTCCGTTCCTGGGCATTGTACTGACAACAGCGATCGTTATCTCCTTTTTTAAAGGCCAGTCCCGCAAAGGGATCGGGGCCATCCTTTACGAAATTGCACAAAACTCCAGCATTGTTTCACCGGTTAAAATGTACTCGCAGGTTTTTCAAAGTGCCATAACGGTAGGATTGGGTGGTTCCGCAGGTCTCGAAAGCCCGATAGCGGTTACCGGCGCCGCTATTGGCTCTAACTTTGCCCAAACCTATAAACTCAATTATAAAGAGCGTACGTTGCTGTTGGCTGCCGGCGCTACCGCAGGTATCGCATCGGCCTTTAACGCACCGATAGCCGGTATTATGTTTGCTTTTGAAATTCTGCTGACCGGAGTGGTATTCACAGACTTTATTCCGCTGGTTGTTGCAGCCATCTGCGGCAGCCTGGTATCAAAGATCATATTGCAGGAAGATGCCTTATTCCGCTTTCACGCCAGGGAACCGTTCAATTACCTCAATACCCTGTACTACCTGGCACTGGGATTGCTGACCGCTTTCTATGCCCGGTATTTTCTCCTCATCAGTCAAAAAGTGGAACACTGGTTTCAACGGATAAAAGGCTCCAAAATGCAACGGGCAATGGTAGGCGGCATATTGCTTTCCATCCTTTGTGTATTGCTGCCACCCCTGTTCGGCGAAGGATATGATGCGATCAAAGCATTTAGCAACGGGCAGGTATCCGCCATCCTGCACAACAGCTTTCTCCGCTACTTCGATGTCAATGAGTGGACGGTTATCCTTTTCCTGGCATTGATCTGCATCCTCAAAGCTTTTGCTACACCTTTTACGATATTTGGCGGAGGAAACGGGGGCAACTTTGCTCCTTCCCTATTTGCCGGTGGCACATTGGGCTACCTGTTTGCGCTGCTTTGCAAACTGGCAGGATTTGAACAGGTACCCGAAACCAACCTGGTGCTGGCAGGCATGGCCGGGGTAATGAGCGGTGTATTGTACGCACCCCTGACTGCTATATTTCTTATTGCAGAATCCAGCTTCGGGTACGACCTTTTTATTCCGCTGATGATCGTATCCGTAATCTCTTATCTGATCGCAAAGCGCTTTTCTCCCATATCGCCGGACCTCAAACCGCTTGCCGATGAAGGAAAGATCTTTACCCGGGCACACGACAAAAACCTGTTATCACTGCTTCATATTGCAGACCTTATCGATAAGCAGGCACAGCGCCTTTCGCCTGGTGATTCTTTAAGTACGTTGCTTGAACTTATTAAGACGGGAAACAAGAATATTTTTGCAGTTGTTGATACAGCCGGACAGCTTTGCGGCGTGCTTACACTCGACGACATCCGGCAGGTATTGTTTGCTCCCGATCCCGGCTCTATAAAGATCGCTTCCCTCATGAAACCGCCGCCAACCGTTATACATATTAACGACGACATGTTTCAGGCAGTTAAAGCATTCGACGAAACCGGTGCATGGCAACTGCCGGTGATCAGCAACGACGAAACCTTTATCGGCTTTATTTCCAAATCCAATATCCTTTTACACTACCGGAAGCTGATGCAGGCCTATTCAGAGTAA
- a CDS encoding FAD-dependent oxidoreductase, with amino-acid sequence MKVFGILFQNKKIAIVGGGPGGLTLARLLQLQGADVQVFERDINKRVRVQGATLDLHEASGLEALRRAGLMDAFYAHYRPDAGKVRVLDKQAKIHSDDHAAGTGYTESRPEIDRAPLRDLLLQSLEPGTVVWDRHFISMEKEKDGWQLYFKNGTTVYADLVIGADGARSKIRPYITAIQPIYSGVTIVEGQVYQAEQHAPNLWALVKGGKIFAFGSEQSLILSAKGEGSLSFYTGCKVPETWAQECGVDFSNSAQVFKWFKTAYGSWNEVWQELFGNGEAGFIPRPQYHFPLDQHWSALPNLTMLGDAAHRMPPYAGEGVNMAMQDAFELSDCITGSGFVSLQEAIAHYEKGMLERASEVTRFTLANTEMLHAKDALERMEAMMSGQ; translated from the coding sequence ATAAAAGTATTCGGTATATTATTTCAGAATAAAAAGATCGCCATTGTAGGCGGTGGCCCCGGAGGACTTACGCTTGCCCGGCTTTTGCAACTGCAGGGTGCGGATGTGCAGGTATTTGAACGGGATATAAATAAGAGGGTCCGCGTGCAGGGAGCAACACTTGATCTGCATGAAGCGTCAGGCCTCGAAGCGCTTCGAAGGGCTGGTTTAATGGACGCATTCTATGCGCATTATCGTCCGGATGCCGGTAAGGTGAGGGTGTTGGATAAACAGGCGAAGATTCATTCAGACGATCATGCTGCCGGAACCGGGTACACGGAAAGTCGCCCTGAAATCGACCGGGCGCCTCTGCGGGATCTGCTGTTGCAATCTTTGGAACCTGGAACTGTTGTATGGGATCGTCATTTTATTTCGATGGAGAAAGAAAAGGATGGCTGGCAGTTGTATTTCAAAAACGGAACCACCGTATATGCAGACCTGGTAATCGGGGCAGACGGTGCCCGCTCAAAGATCCGCCCTTATATTACAGCAATTCAGCCCATCTACTCCGGTGTTACGATTGTGGAAGGCCAGGTATACCAAGCGGAGCAACATGCACCTAACCTTTGGGCCCTGGTAAAGGGCGGAAAGATCTTTGCTTTCGGCAGTGAACAATCGCTGATCCTTAGTGCAAAGGGGGAGGGCAGTTTGTCTTTTTACACCGGCTGTAAGGTGCCTGAAACCTGGGCGCAGGAATGCGGCGTTGATTTTAGTAACAGTGCACAGGTTTTTAAATGGTTCAAAACGGCGTATGGATCGTGGAATGAGGTTTGGCAGGAGCTGTTTGGGAACGGCGAGGCGGGGTTCATACCAAGGCCGCAGTATCATTTTCCGTTGGATCAGCATTGGAGTGCCCTGCCCAATCTTACAATGCTGGGGGATGCTGCGCACCGGATGCCGCCTTATGCGGGGGAGGGGGTGAATATGGCAATGCAGGACGCTTTTGAACTGTCCGATTGTATAACCGGCTCCGGCTTTGTGAGCCTTCAGGAAGCCATCGCCCATTATGAAAAGGGCATGCTGGAAAGAGCTTCGGAAGTTACCCGGTTTACGCTGGCCAACACGGAAATGCTGCATGCAAAGGATGCCCTGGAAAGGATGGAGGCAATGATGAGCGGGCAATAA
- a CDS encoding sulfatase: MKKIILLLLMVLLGGSGIAQTGRAPNIIVFLVDDMGWMDTSVPFADSIMPLNQRYHTPNMKRLAAEGVKFTNAYAQPVCTPSRTSMLTGMNAARTRVTNWTSPNKNVDSDVSDDQFAALSWNRNGLSSVPGIVHTVYATPFPQLLKDAGYYTIQVGKAHWGAAGTPGANPYNLGFMVNIAGHAGGHPQSYLSEQHYGNMPGKAQLQAVPDLEEYYDTHTFLTEALTREALKALERPIRRGEPFYLNMCQYAVHTPIMADPRFVQRYYNAGLDSVEAAYASLVEGMDKSLGDIMDYLQSKRVAGNTIIIFMSDNGGLDHHQRGGLFNTHNYPLRSGKGAVYEGGIREPMIVKWPGVTRGGTTNPAPVMIEDFFPSILEMAKVGAGRIIQQIDGRSFVPILKTAQRTVVARPLIFHYPNKWIHIHKDEEAKLGINYYTAMRYGHWKLIYRMRTQEFELYDLSKDLQETQNLAETNKDQLKKLALIFGKTLKERSAQMPVEKLTGKPVPFPDEKVQ, from the coding sequence ATGAAAAAAATTATCCTGCTGCTTCTTATGGTACTGTTGGGAGGGAGCGGCATCGCGCAAACGGGCAGGGCTCCCAATATCATCGTATTTTTGGTGGACGATATGGGGTGGATGGATACATCGGTTCCGTTTGCCGATAGCATTATGCCGTTGAATCAACGGTACCATACGCCCAATATGAAACGGTTGGCTGCTGAGGGTGTGAAATTTACCAACGCTTATGCCCAGCCGGTTTGCACGCCATCGCGTACCAGTATGCTAACCGGTATGAACGCGGCCCGTACGCGGGTTACGAACTGGACGTCACCCAATAAGAATGTAGACTCCGATGTGTCCGATGATCAGTTTGCGGCATTAAGCTGGAACCGGAATGGTTTAAGCAGCGTACCGGGTATCGTGCATACGGTTTATGCCACCCCGTTTCCACAATTGTTAAAAGACGCGGGGTATTATACCATTCAGGTAGGCAAGGCGCATTGGGGTGCAGCCGGCACGCCGGGGGCCAATCCTTATAACCTGGGTTTTATGGTTAATATCGCCGGTCATGCAGGCGGTCATCCGCAAAGTTATTTATCGGAACAGCATTACGGCAACATGCCAGGGAAGGCTCAGCTGCAAGCGGTTCCGGATCTGGAGGAATATTATGATACCCATACTTTTCTAACAGAAGCGCTGACCCGGGAAGCGCTTAAAGCACTGGAGCGTCCGATCCGCCGGGGAGAGCCTTTTTATCTGAACATGTGCCAGTACGCCGTGCATACACCCATTATGGCTGATCCCCGGTTTGTTCAACGGTACTATAATGCGGGCTTAGACAGTGTTGAAGCCGCATACGCCAGCTTAGTAGAAGGCATGGATAAAAGTTTGGGAGATATAATGGATTATTTGCAAAGTAAAAGGGTTGCCGGCAATACCATCATCATTTTTATGAGCGATAACGGCGGTTTGGATCATCATCAGCGGGGAGGGTTGTTTAATACGCATAACTACCCGCTTCGTTCGGGAAAGGGTGCTGTTTATGAAGGAGGCATACGGGAGCCGATGATTGTTAAATGGCCGGGGGTGACCCGGGGCGGTACCACAAACCCGGCTCCGGTGATGATCGAGGATTTTTTTCCTTCCATCCTGGAAATGGCAAAGGTGGGTGCCGGGCGTATCATTCAGCAAATAGATGGCAGGAGCTTTGTGCCGATATTAAAAACGGCGCAAAGAACCGTAGTGGCACGGCCGCTGATCTTTCATTATCCCAATAAATGGATCCATATCCATAAGGATGAAGAAGCCAAGCTGGGTATCAATTATTATACAGCGATGCGCTATGGACATTGGAAACTGATCTACCGGATGCGCACCCAGGAGTTTGAGCTCTATGACCTTTCAAAGGATCTGCAGGAAACACAGAACCTCGCTGAAACGAACAAAGATCAGCTGAAAAAGCTGGCGCTGATCTTTGGGAAAACATTAAAAGAACGATCGGCTCAGATGCCGGTTGAAAAATTAACCGGGAAGCCGGTTCCTTTTCCGGATGAGAAAGTTCAATAA
- a CDS encoding PVC-type heme-binding CxxCH protein, with translation MKRTFSLLSVVAALCLLAFFSCKSKDGKQGQKPLYAEPLTAEEALKKFELDPNFEIQVFAAEPYITDPVDLAFDEDGVAYAVGMPDYPFPPKPGEEKGNIRALLDLNKDGRVDSSVVFADKLSEATSILPWKGGLIVTAAPDILFLKDTNNDYRADIKEVLYTGFYKANSEAQITSLRYSVDNWIYANNRGQAGEVSAPDEPNVSPINMQGADFRFRLDQKKFEQETGPGQFGQTINDWGHRFFTENSIHIQESVIPWRYTHRIEYLKNPRAIINISDHDPIMYQKTETPYWRQARTDARNANFKKQGSKQIEYARDHFTGSSGGTVYDADAFPKEFYGNVFTGDVAGSLVHRDVMNLDLQSAVYTAKRAASEKDKEFLATTDSWFRPVGFTVGPDGYLYVIDYYRQHIETPMSIPDSLKKDMDFMRGSDMGRIYRIVPKGKKAITDYAKLSAMTPAQLLPYLGNGNQWYRLQAQRLLIAKQDKTVVDTLKQLVKTTGNPLERLHAIYTLDGLNALDAAAVKTALADAAPGVREHGLILAERYPELAQQIGQIALNDPSTRVSLQAALSIGNSKNKQLVKDVLLQVAEKYAGSNPWYKTAILSSTEGSTTGFFKSLIDRKTFFNDFATNKGALVEDYASIIAARNNASEVSTLLKQMDAAPLAGNPGWKYAVIKGLGKVYSTGKIKISPATLAEIEKLKASPAKDIADTAAKYVKIKQEKK, from the coding sequence ATGAAAAGAACGTTTAGTTTATTGTCTGTAGTAGCTGCACTTTGCCTGCTTGCTTTTTTTTCCTGCAAGAGTAAAGACGGGAAACAGGGGCAAAAGCCGCTTTACGCTGAACCGCTGACCGCTGAAGAAGCATTAAAAAAATTTGAACTGGATCCGAATTTCGAGATACAGGTATTTGCGGCGGAGCCATATATTACCGACCCGGTTGACCTGGCTTTTGATGAAGACGGGGTGGCATATGCCGTGGGAATGCCGGACTATCCTTTTCCTCCCAAACCCGGGGAAGAAAAAGGCAATATCCGGGCGCTGCTGGATCTGAATAAAGACGGCAGGGTAGATTCGTCCGTTGTGTTTGCCGATAAACTTTCTGAAGCAACCAGCATATTGCCCTGGAAGGGCGGGCTGATCGTAACTGCAGCGCCCGATATTTTGTTTTTAAAAGATACCAATAACGATTATCGGGCCGACATCAAAGAAGTATTGTATACCGGCTTTTACAAGGCCAACTCGGAAGCGCAGATCACCAGTCTGCGTTACTCCGTAGATAACTGGATTTATGCCAATAACCGCGGACAGGCAGGTGAAGTGAGTGCTCCCGATGAACCGAATGTGTCACCCATCAATATGCAGGGTGCTGATTTCAGGTTTCGCCTGGACCAGAAGAAATTTGAGCAGGAAACGGGGCCCGGGCAGTTCGGGCAAACCATTAACGATTGGGGACACCGGTTCTTTACAGAGAATTCCATCCATATCCAGGAATCGGTAATTCCCTGGAGGTATACACACCGCATCGAGTATTTAAAAAATCCAAGGGCCATTATTAATATTTCCGATCACGATCCTATAATGTATCAAAAAACCGAAACACCGTACTGGCGCCAGGCGCGTACGGATGCGCGTAATGCAAACTTCAAAAAGCAGGGATCGAAACAGATCGAATATGCCAGGGATCATTTTACCGGGTCTTCTGGTGGAACGGTATATGATGCCGATGCGTTCCCTAAAGAATTTTATGGAAATGTGTTTACCGGTGATGTTGCCGGAAGCCTGGTGCACCGCGATGTAATGAACCTGGATCTGCAGAGCGCTGTTTATACCGCCAAGCGGGCAGCAAGCGAAAAAGACAAGGAGTTCCTGGCGACTACCGACTCCTGGTTCCGGCCGGTGGGCTTTACCGTTGGGCCCGACGGGTATTTATACGTGATCGATTATTACCGGCAGCATATTGAAACGCCGATGTCGATTCCCGATAGTCTTAAAAAGGACATGGATTTTATGCGTGGCAGCGATATGGGACGGATTTACCGGATTGTGCCGAAAGGGAAAAAAGCCATCACGGATTATGCTAAATTATCAGCAATGACTCCCGCCCAATTGTTGCCGTATCTGGGCAATGGTAATCAATGGTACCGGTTGCAGGCACAACGGTTATTGATTGCAAAGCAGGATAAAACCGTGGTAGACACTTTAAAGCAACTGGTTAAAACGACCGGCAATCCATTAGAACGGTTACATGCCATATATACTTTGGACGGACTGAATGCGTTGGATGCGGCGGCCGTGAAAACAGCATTGGCGGATGCGGCCCCAGGTGTGCGGGAGCACGGCCTGATACTGGCCGAACGCTATCCGGAGCTGGCTCAGCAAATCGGCCAAATCGCATTGAACGACCCTTCCACGCGGGTTTCATTGCAGGCCGCGCTGAGTATCGGCAATTCGAAAAACAAACAGCTGGTTAAGGACGTGCTGTTGCAGGTAGCCGAGAAATATGCCGGAAGTAACCCATGGTATAAAACGGCCATATTGAGCAGTACCGAAGGCAGCACTACGGGATTCTTTAAATCGTTGATCGACCGTAAAACGTTTTTTAACGACTTTGCTACTAATAAAGGTGCACTGGTGGAAGATTATGCAAGCATCATTGCTGCGCGCAATAATGCATCCGAAGTAAGCACCCTTCTGAAACAGATGGATGCAGCACCATTGGCCGGTAACCCGGGCTGGAAATATGCGGTCATAAAAGGATTGGGCAAAGTATACAGTACCGGGAAGATAAAAATAAGCCCGGCAACCCTGGCGGAAATTGAAAAATTAAAAGCCAGTCCGGCAAAGGATATTGCCGATACCGCCGCCAAATATGTGAAAATTAAACAGGAGAAGAAATAG
- a CDS encoding 2OG-Fe(II) oxygenase — MKERIGVRLDAKDWPLITAALYDNGFVVVNDVLTKEECAALIAGYDSKGVYRKTIQMERYRFGRGEYKYFQYPLPELIAELREQVYAKIVPVANQWMHALAMDKQFPATHPAMKALCWRHGQDKPTALILKYGTGDYNTLHQDLYGEIYFPMQVVFMLSQVAEDYTGGELVITEQIPRAQSKANVLQPALGDMVILTTSFRPVKGSKGYYRVNMKHGVSPLHSGNRHSLGIIFHDGLS; from the coding sequence ATGAAGGAACGTATCGGAGTACGGCTGGACGCAAAGGACTGGCCATTGATTACGGCAGCATTATACGACAACGGGTTTGTGGTAGTGAACGATGTATTGACAAAAGAAGAATGTGCGGCATTGATAGCCGGCTATGACTCGAAAGGCGTTTACCGCAAAACGATCCAAATGGAACGTTATCGCTTCGGCCGGGGCGAATATAAATATTTTCAATACCCCTTACCGGAGTTGATTGCAGAACTGCGGGAACAGGTTTATGCGAAGATCGTTCCGGTAGCCAATCAATGGATGCACGCATTGGCAATGGATAAGCAGTTCCCGGCTACGCATCCGGCAATGAAAGCGCTCTGTTGGCGGCACGGCCAGGATAAGCCCACTGCGCTGATTTTAAAATACGGAACGGGAGACTACAATACCCTGCACCAGGATCTTTACGGGGAGATCTATTTTCCCATGCAGGTGGTGTTTATGTTGAGCCAGGTAGCAGAAGATTATACCGGTGGAGAATTGGTGATCACCGAGCAGATACCGCGTGCACAGTCCAAGGCGAATGTACTGCAACCCGCCCTGGGAGATATGGTTATTTTAACCACCAGTTTCCGGCCGGTAAAAGGAAGCAAGGGGTATTACCGGGTAAATATGAAGCACGGCGTAAGCCCGCTGCATAGCGGAAACAGGCATAGCCTTGGTATTATTTTTCATGACGGGCTAAGCTGA
- a CDS encoding Ada metal-binding domain-containing protein, with the protein MLYYEDLKGGPEERRKEIRSLIRSGHIRLGGYKKARIFGLLSCSSGKKMKVVNRVFFADETEAFAAGYRPCGHCLPEKYKKWKAEK; encoded by the coding sequence ATGCTGTATTATGAAGACTTGAAAGGCGGTCCTGAAGAGCGCCGCAAAGAAATCCGGTCGCTGATTCGTAGCGGTCATATCCGGCTGGGCGGGTATAAAAAGGCGCGAATCTTTGGACTGCTGAGTTGTTCATCCGGTAAAAAAATGAAAGTAGTGAACCGGGTTTTTTTCGCGGATGAAACCGAAGCATTCGCTGCCGGTTATCGTCCATGCGGCCATTGCCTGCCGGAAAAATATAAAAAGTGGAAGGCTGAAAAATAA
- a CDS encoding DUF6122 family protein codes for MQALIHYFLHFIFPAAIAYGFYRKNWLKIYGILVATMLVDLDHLLATPVFEACRCSINFHPLHSYWAIGAYILLLCFRGPRVIALGLLLHMGTDALDCMFSRLYCG; via the coding sequence ATGCAGGCATTGATCCACTACTTTTTACATTTTATTTTTCCGGCTGCCATCGCCTACGGGTTTTACCGGAAAAACTGGCTGAAGATTTATGGGATACTGGTAGCTACCATGCTGGTTGATTTGGACCACCTGTTAGCCACGCCCGTTTTTGAAGCCTGCCGTTGCAGTATCAACTTTCATCCTCTGCATAGTTACTGGGCGATCGGTGCTTACATCCTCCTGCTGTGTTTTCGCGGCCCGAGGGTGATTGCGCTGGGGCTATTGCTACACATGGGTACAGATGCGCTTGACTGTATGTTCAGCCGGCTTTATTGCGGTTAA
- a CDS encoding N-acetylglucosamine kinase: MILIADGGATRTSWSFIDDQSVFHFETEGYHPFFVDARYIAQSLQKALPGTLARHSGNIKAVYFYSAGSGYSKEADAVLEEGIAAVFHNAEIVLETDLLAAARALLQKEAGFAAILGTGSNSGLYNGSHITHNIESGGFLLGDEGSGSYLGKMVIAGYIRGEMPKELQHLFEDRYRLTPEQLINEVYTSKTPNRYCAGFATFAGDHIHHPYCRALAIANFDDFFKKIITRYPDYQHYSINTVGSVGYHLKDIFIQVAAQHKVRVGNIFPSAIEGLTRYHRGY, translated from the coding sequence ATGATCCTAATCGCAGATGGCGGTGCCACACGAACATCCTGGAGTTTCATCGATGACCAATCGGTTTTTCATTTTGAAACCGAGGGCTATCACCCCTTCTTTGTCGATGCAAGGTATATTGCCCAATCCCTTCAAAAAGCCTTACCCGGTACGTTGGCCCGCCATAGCGGCAATATAAAAGCGGTTTATTTTTACAGTGCCGGCTCCGGCTATTCGAAGGAGGCAGATGCCGTGTTGGAAGAAGGCATTGCAGCGGTATTTCATAATGCCGAAATTGTGCTTGAAACCGACTTACTGGCGGCGGCCCGGGCTTTGCTGCAAAAAGAAGCCGGCTTCGCTGCCATATTGGGAACAGGCAGCAACAGCGGGTTGTATAATGGCTCCCATATTACCCATAATATAGAATCCGGCGGGTTCCTGCTGGGCGATGAAGGCAGCGGGTCCTATCTTGGAAAAATGGTCATCGCCGGGTATATACGGGGAGAGATGCCCAAGGAATTGCAACATCTCTTTGAGGACCGGTACCGGCTGACACCCGAACAGCTGATCAACGAAGTGTACACTTCAAAAACACCAAACCGGTATTGTGCCGGGTTTGCAACATTTGCCGGCGATCACATCCACCATCCTTATTGCAGAGCGCTGGCCATTGCCAATTTCGATGATTTCTTCAAAAAGATCATTACCCGGTATCCAGACTATCAGCACTATTCCATCAACACTGTAGGATCAGTGGGTTATCATCTGAAAGATATCTTTATACAGGTAGCAGCACAGCATAAAGTGCGCGTAGGCAATATATTCCCTTCCGCTATAGAGGGGCTTACCCGGTACCATCGCGGCTACTGA
- a CDS encoding SDR family NAD(P)-dependent oxidoreductase, translating into MEKNNYNGALQKPMGSGFSKTSTTREVIEGIDLTGKTAIVTGGNTCIGLETAKTLAAAGATVIIPARDIEKAKKNLGGIANIELESMDLADPLSIDAFAREFLGSGRPLHLLINNAGIMWVPLRRDARGIESQLAINYLASFQLTARLWPALKKAGSARVVNVSSHGHQFAPFNFEDPNFMHRQYETLLGYGQSKTAVNLFSLELDNRARGYGVRAYSLHPGSINGTELAREAPIELFQQLGFLDADGNLLPQVAASLKTIPQGAATTVWCATSPLLDDTGGVYCEDADIAALATDASTPGGVEAYSLDAVAAKKLWTLSESLTGITFQPTDNH; encoded by the coding sequence ATGGAAAAGAACAACTACAATGGTGCCCTCCAAAAGCCCATGGGCTCCGGTTTTAGTAAAACATCTACTACCCGCGAGGTGATCGAAGGCATCGATCTTACCGGGAAAACGGCAATTGTTACCGGCGGAAATACGTGCATTGGCCTGGAAACGGCAAAAACCCTGGCAGCAGCAGGCGCCACCGTTATTATACCCGCAAGAGATATTGAAAAAGCGAAAAAAAACCTCGGAGGGATAGCCAACATTGAACTTGAGTCAATGGACCTGGCAGATCCTTTGTCGATTGATGCATTTGCCCGGGAATTCCTCGGTTCCGGAAGACCGCTTCACCTGCTGATCAATAACGCCGGCATTATGTGGGTTCCGCTGAGAAGAGATGCCCGGGGTATTGAATCGCAGCTCGCGATCAATTACCTGGCCTCTTTCCAGCTCACCGCCCGGTTGTGGCCGGCATTGAAAAAAGCCGGATCGGCCCGGGTAGTCAATGTATCCTCCCATGGTCATCAGTTTGCGCCGTTCAATTTTGAAGATCCCAACTTTATGCACCGGCAATATGAAACCCTGCTGGGCTATGGCCAGTCAAAAACTGCTGTCAACCTGTTTTCGCTTGAACTCGACAACCGGGCCAGGGGATATGGCGTACGGGCTTATTCCCTGCACCCAGGTTCCATCAATGGTACGGAGCTGGCCCGGGAAGCTCCCATTGAATTATTTCAGCAACTGGGATTCCTGGATGCAGACGGGAACCTGCTGCCGCAGGTAGCAGCATCGCTCAAAACGATCCCGCAGGGAGCAGCAACAACCGTCTGGTGTGCCACCAGTCCTTTACTAGATGATACCGGAGGTGTATATTGTGAAGATGCAGATATTGCGGCACTGGCCACCGACGCATCTACGCCCGGTGGTGTAGAAGCCTACTCCCTGGATGCGGTTGCTGCAAAAAAACTATGGACGCTTAGCGAATCATTAACAGGCATCACATTTCAACCTACAGATAACCATTAA
- a CDS encoding helix-turn-helix domain-containing protein — MDKDLVYKWIGPDPSLADFVEGFWFLENRSGAVKEIVVLPDGRVDCILAQPITAPFYITLLGIGTLPDNVMITAGIKMCAISFKLPAVEYIFHHSVSRLLNTAAFLPAGFWDFNATDLVDLERFRKKATEKIRSAFPGQTDNRKLELFRLIYRSKGALTVKALSESVFWSSRQINRYFQQQFGLSLKTYCSILRFRASFQHLRAGKLFPEENFADQSHFIREVKKRSGVLPKELSRNQNDRFIQFTTLGAE, encoded by the coding sequence GTGGATAAGGATTTAGTATATAAATGGATCGGGCCGGACCCATCACTCGCCGATTTTGTAGAAGGCTTTTGGTTTTTAGAAAACAGGTCGGGTGCTGTTAAAGAAATTGTCGTTTTGCCCGATGGCCGGGTTGATTGCATTCTTGCGCAGCCGATAACAGCACCCTTTTATATCACCTTATTGGGGATTGGTACCTTGCCCGACAACGTGATGATCACTGCCGGCATAAAAATGTGCGCCATCAGTTTCAAATTACCGGCGGTGGAATATATTTTTCATCATTCTGTTTCCCGGTTGCTGAATACGGCGGCCTTTTTGCCCGCGGGCTTCTGGGATTTTAATGCAACAGACCTGGTGGATCTTGAACGATTCCGCAAAAAGGCCACAGAAAAGATCCGGTCTGCATTCCCGGGCCAGACCGATAACAGGAAGCTGGAGCTTTTTCGCCTGATCTATCGTTCTAAAGGGGCGCTTACCGTAAAAGCGCTTTCGGAAAGCGTATTCTGGAGCAGCCGGCAGATCAACCGTTATTTTCAGCAGCAATTCGGGCTCTCATTAAAAACATACTGCAGTATCCTCCGGTTCCGGGCTTCCTTTCAGCACCTCAGGGCTGGTAAATTGTTCCCGGAGGAAAACTTTGCAGATCAGTCGCATTTTATCAGGGAAGTAAAAAAGCGCTCGGGTGTACTTCCAAAGGAACTGAGCCGGAACCAAAACGACCGATTTATACAATTTACAACGCTTGGTGCTGAATAG